In Parus major isolate Abel chromosome 8, Parus_major1.1, whole genome shotgun sequence, a single window of DNA contains:
- the C8H1orf52 gene encoding UPF0690 protein C1orf52 homolog: MAAEGEDPLGYFAAYGSSSSDSEPEEPQPDEHPPGAGAASGGSPGRPRLPPPDELFRRVSQPPAFLYNPLNKEIDWESRVLRAPEEPPREFKVWRSNAVPPPETYSPPEKPPPPAPALDMAIKWSNIYEDNGDDAPRQAGKAKFLPDEEQELLESDGEKDDEPASAKKRKVESGEQAKKKKKKV; encoded by the exons ATGGCGGCGGAGGGGGAGGACCCGCTGGGCTATTTCGCGGCCTACGGCAGCTCCAGCTCCGACTCGGAGCCCGAAGAGCCCCAGCCCGACGAGCACCCGCCGGGAGCCGGCGCGGCCTCGGGGGGCAGCCCGGGGCGGCCGCGGCTGCCGCCGCCCGACGAGCTCTTCCGTCGGGTGTCGCAGCCGCCCGCCTTCCTCTACAACCCTCTCAACAAGGAGATCGACTGGGAGAGCCGCGTCCTGCGGGCGCCCGAGGAG CCCCCCAGGGAGTTCAAGGTGTGGAGGAGCAACGCCGTGCCCCCGCCGGAGACCTACAGCCCGCCCGAGAagccgccgccgccggctcCCGCCCTCGACATGGCCATAAAGTGGTCCAACATCTACGAGGACAATGGTGACGACGCGCCCCGCCAGGCCGGCAAAGCCAAGTTCCTGCCGGACgaggagcaggagctcctggagtcGG ATGGTGAAAAAGATGATGAACCAGCTTCTGCTAAGAAACGTAAAGTAGAGTCTGGAGAGCAGGcgaagaagaagaagaagaaggtaTAA